The Neomonachus schauinslandi chromosome 11, ASM220157v2, whole genome shotgun sequence genomic sequence TGGATATTTGAGCTGACTGATGAGGCTGACTAGTTCTTGGTCTCTCTTGGACCAGGTACTCAGGACCCCAGGGAACAATCTGCATGAAGTGGAGACAGCCCAAGGGCAGCGCTTCTTGGTGAGCATGCCCTCCAAATACCGTAAGAACATCTGGATCAAGAGAGGTGAGAGAGGCAACCCTCTAGGAGATAGCTATTTCCTGTGAGCTTGGCTTTCCCCACTACAAGCAGGATCTACTGTGTTTTTTGTTCTCTCTTACCTGCAGGGGACTTCCTCATTGTTGACCCCattgaagagggagaaaaagtgaaGGCCGAGATCTCCTTTGTGCTCTGCAAAGACCATGTGCGCTCTCTGCAGAAGGAAGGGCTCTGGTAGGGTAGTCCCCTTGGTCATTGGTTGCCTCATTTCTGGGGAGACTGACTTCCTAGCTGTGAAATTGGAGGAGGGAAGATCATGGCATCCCAGGCAGGGATAGCTCAAAACAGCTTTTTTGCTGATCGAGTTTTCCATCCTTTCTGACCCTGGCTCTTCTCTTGGCACAGGCCTGAGGCCTTCTCAGAAGTGGCCGagaaacacaacaacaacaggaATAGGTGAGAAGCCTTACGACAAAAAAATACGGGTTCAGGCCTTGGTGCCTTGAGGGGGAAATAGAAACATTCTTTCTTCCTATGTAGTGTCCCTGGTGGGCGCTCCTAAATACGTGGTTATGAGTACGGCTTGAAGGTCCGATGTCCTGGGTTAAGATCATGGCATTGCCACTTGTAAATGCATGATTTTAAGCAGGTTACTTGATCTCTTAAGCCTGGATTTCCACATCTATAAAGTGGGAgctttgtgaggattaaaggagttaatGTTTGTAAAATTGCTTAGTATAATACTTGGTATGTGGTGTGAGTCCACTTAGTGTTAGTTGGTGGTTGTAGAATCCTTATTATTAAAACCAGTGGTTTTAACAAACTTTTGAGGTGGGATGTGAGGTAGTCTTTAGATAGTTTTTCTTGGCCATGTGGTCCTCCTTTGTGGGGCTCCTTGATTGCAGATCTAGTTTTCCAGAGGGCATTGGATTAACCCTGTCCCTTTTCCGCCACGCAGACAGACTCAGCCAGAACTCCCAGCGGAGCCACAGTCATCAGGAGAAGAGTCCAGCTCTGAAGATGATTCTGACCTCTTTGTTAACACCAACCGCAGACAGTATCACGAGAGCGAGGAGGAGAGCgaagaggaggaggcagcctGAGTCCCTGGACCCACTTCTCTTGCTCAGAGActagttcttggctcctctgagCTTGGACATTCTCAGGGTGCTCTGCAGATCTTCCCCCCAGGATGGGGGACAAGCCAGGGCCCTTCTCTGAACTGACCTTTTTCTCAAGGAGAATTAAACCCCTGGTGGGTGATGACTTGTGCTGGTGTCTGAGTGGCTctctggagggaggagggtcttGTGGTGAAGTTAAAAACTGCTTCTTGGTGGGTCCCTCAGGTGCAAGTCCTAAACGAGCAGGAAATGGGAATGGCTGGAACGTTTcctagattctctctctcattggGCACTCAGTAAGCACCAGGCCATGTGCTGTGCCTTCTTGCATGTATTTAATAATAACTGGGAGCAATCCCTCTGTATTGCCAGCTTGCAATTAATACTGACTCAGGCATTCAGGAACACAGCTCTAGGACCTAGTGCCCCCTGCCTCTAAGAGACACTCAGGACGAATTTCATCGTGCCTCGTAAGCTGCTTTTTCTGGCTTTCTAGTCACCGTGACTGCAGGAGTGCCCACCTCCATACTGCTGTGTACATCTTCTGCTTGGTGGCCTCTTTGTGGCTAATCAGACCATTACTCCTCAGCTCTCCTGCAAACCACGTCATCTTTTGAAGCTTTTATTTCTGGTTATATACGCCTTCATTGTTGGCATTGATCTTCTAACCACTGTTCAGACATTGAACAGCTTATCTCCTGGCTTAGAGTCTTCCACCCCTGCTTCTGCTGCCATTTTCTCCATCCCATGGGTGGTTCTGTTCAACACTGTGACCCCCTAGTTCCTTGTCTTCCATTCCAGGCCTGCTGCCTACCTCGGTCACTCCTTGCACCCCTGCCATTGATAGGAATTGCAGCCCCTCTTGAATTCAAATATCTGTACAATCACCACCTCCTGGCTTTGTTGCTTATTTGCTCAACTACCTCCTCTGTATCTTCAtccacagcccctccccccacacattCTTCCCATTATTGTCCTATCTTCACTTCCCTCCTTGTGCAACATCGATTCCGTCCACACCCTCCACTCAACCTTGTTTCCCTCACCTGTATTTATCTAGTTAGATCTAACCCTGGGCAACCCAGCCATTCACTTCTGTGCCTGTGCTCAAGTAACTACTAGAGAAAACAGCCAACCTAACTCACCTTAAATTCATATTTACAAACCTCAGGTGGACACACAGCACTGCCTAGCAGATCTCTGGGATGTCCTATTTCAAAACTTGTATGTTGTCTATcaatttcccccttcccctgttAGGTGTTCACCACATACTTCATTAAGAAATGATAGCCATTGGAGGGAACTCTCACCTCCTCGTTACCAGCCCTACAAATGTGCTTATAGATTGTCTTGTCTTTAACTTCCCCATGTAATCCAGTGGGACTTAAACCTTTTCTCTTGTGCTTTGGAGCTTGTCTGTCCTCTTGAGTAAGGAGTTtatgtgagttttgttttttgccatccTCTGTAGGTATGTTAGTGTCAAAGGTGCTATGGAATCCCCCATCTAAAACACAGTCTGAAAGACCTGTCGCTCATCGCACATCCTCTCCAGCTACCACTTCATTTTTCTGCTCCTTGTTCACTTTCCTTTATATTAGCTTagtatagctttaaaaatatacatgtctATATATTTGtgcgtatgtgtatatattacaaaaaataaatttcagacaagttatacacacacatacatatcctTAACTcatctgaagtttattttttatgggaggcaactttttttttctaaaggggTAGTCATTTGTCTCTATATCATCTATTGAATGGGTCATGCTTTACagatttaaactttaaaataaactaaattccTGCATACATATGGGTCTCTTTTTGCAGTTTCTCATCTGCTCCGTTGATGTATGTGTACATACCATATTTTATGGCATGACTGGTAATCTCATAGCTCTCTCACCCTGCCCCACTGTTCCttgaaaatttcatattttttcttacataagAACTCTAGAAGGAACTTGTcgatttccatttaaaaatcctGTTGAGATTTTCATTGGCAGGGTTTTCAATCTCATAGtttgatgtggagaaaaatgctATCTTAACAGTTTTGAATTTTCCTATCCAGAaatggtgtgtgtatgtgcttttGTAAGGTTGTCTTCATATGGGTCTTTCACATTTCTGGTTCAATTTAGTACTAGGAATTTTAGTCATTTGTTGTTATGAATGGGATATTTTGAAATTACATCTCTGACTATCAACTGGCATTTAGGAAAGCTGTCTTTGTTCCCCTAGTTGATctaatcaa encodes the following:
- the EIF1AD gene encoding probable RNA-binding protein EIF1AD — encoded protein: MSQATKRKHVVKEVLGEHMVPSDEQQIVRVLRTPGNNLHEVETAQGQRFLVSMPSKYRKNIWIKRGDFLIVDPIEEGEKVKAEISFVLCKDHVRSLQKEGLWPEAFSEVAEKHNNNRNRQTQPELPAEPQSSGEESSSEDDSDLFVNTNRRQYHESEEESEEEEAA